In the Streptomyces sp. NBC_00525 genome, one interval contains:
- a CDS encoding DUF5677 domain-containing protein: MDRIEEIIGPDRAGFPEHWLLTGRLSNFEAVPEATRARVLGEMRRRDIYDTIVPEDFAHALGMYPSAPGRWIIQPWLDAGMRIDPESARRGLEEVTAAAMGGQNPVATRAKASVFRQYVHAGRISMPSELRDEWRDVIVRYPMKTTPEETSKVETFIRASFGAMEGAREEKESRGEGSSAWPQTFWRSNWSLFPCRRHEAPQAQPILSDDHEVAVESAYREMKADIKALHERFLQLADTTDPDIFNPDRYEVLTGIVARVLRYLNVYIGYPALWTMEHGASLLRSVVEARIIIKYLAVADVDSDIFRRFKAYGMGRLKLLKLHFEEYLAAEQDPHEDMIAYVEYLEALVNQDIMEEFQDINLGGNFAGKDMRKMAAEVGLEREYRLLFAPASSNVHGEWSVIDEYALERCRSPLHLRHRIVRREVDGPIGGMVVDAVVEFASLLVDEYEQATSHGRTLTGSFDSE; encoded by the coding sequence ATGGATCGGATCGAGGAGATCATCGGTCCGGATCGTGCAGGGTTCCCAGAACATTGGCTTTTGACGGGTCGCTTGAGCAATTTCGAAGCGGTGCCCGAGGCGACGCGCGCGCGAGTCCTGGGCGAAATGCGTCGTCGAGATATCTACGACACTATCGTTCCTGAAGACTTCGCGCATGCTCTAGGAATGTACCCGTCCGCTCCGGGGCGATGGATTATTCAGCCATGGCTTGATGCCGGGATGAGGATCGACCCTGAGTCTGCGCGTCGCGGTCTAGAAGAGGTAACCGCTGCTGCAATGGGTGGACAAAACCCGGTTGCAACCCGCGCCAAGGCCTCGGTTTTCCGGCAATATGTTCACGCTGGCAGGATCTCCATGCCGTCCGAGCTGCGTGACGAGTGGCGAGACGTCATCGTCCGATACCCGATGAAGACCACCCCTGAAGAGACCTCCAAGGTCGAGACCTTTATTCGAGCCAGTTTCGGTGCGATGGAAGGAGCCAGGGAGGAGAAAGAATCGAGGGGTGAAGGGTCGTCCGCGTGGCCGCAGACTTTCTGGCGGTCGAATTGGAGTCTGTTTCCCTGCCGCCGCCATGAAGCTCCCCAGGCACAGCCGATCCTCAGCGACGATCATGAGGTCGCGGTCGAATCCGCGTATCGGGAGATGAAGGCTGACATCAAGGCTCTTCATGAGCGGTTCCTGCAGCTCGCTGACACGACCGATCCTGACATTTTTAACCCGGACCGCTATGAGGTGCTCACCGGGATTGTGGCACGGGTACTCAGATACCTGAATGTCTACATCGGTTACCCAGCGCTTTGGACAATGGAGCACGGGGCTTCGCTGCTGCGAAGTGTTGTTGAGGCTAGGATCATCATCAAGTATCTCGCAGTCGCCGATGTTGACTCTGATATCTTCCGGCGCTTCAAGGCTTACGGAATGGGGCGCCTGAAGCTCCTAAAGCTCCACTTTGAAGAGTATCTGGCTGCGGAGCAAGATCCCCACGAAGACATGATCGCCTACGTAGAATATCTTGAGGCGCTGGTCAATCAAGATATCATGGAGGAATTTCAAGACATCAACCTCGGTGGGAACTTCGCAGGGAAGGATATGCGGAAGATGGCGGCCGAGGTCGGTCTTGAACGTGAATATCGGCTACTCTTCGCGCCAGCGAGCAGTAATGTGCACGGCGAGTGGTCCGTTATCGATGAATATGCTCTTGAGCGGTGTAGAAGCCCGCTGCACCTAAGGCACCGGATCGTTCGAAGAGAGGTCGACGGTCCAATTGGGGGGATGGTCGTCGATGCCGTAGTAGAGTTCGCCTCTCTACTGGTGGATGAGTATGAGCAGGCAACTAGTCATGGGCGGACTCTTACTGGAAGCTTTGACTCGGAGTAG
- a CDS encoding UDP-glucose dehydrogenase family protein has protein sequence MRVSVIGCGHLGIPHAAAMAEIGHEVIGVDLDQAKIDRLNAGECPIYEEGLPELLATHTASGRLRFTTSLAEAGEFADVHFLAVGTPIDADGRSYDTGQVFGAARALAPHLTRPTVIIGKSTVTVGTSRDLGALLARLSPAGEDVEVVWNPEFLREGHAIDDTLRPDRIVVGVPSARAEDVVRQVYAPLLADGIPLFVTDPATAELIKGAANAYLGMKISFINGVADMCAAAGADVQQLTEAIGVDPRIGRGGLNPGPGYGGGCLPKDVRAFTASARTLGATEAAAMLRAAEEVNESRPTAALKIIEQTLGRPVNGVRVTVWGASFKAGTNDVRESPALAIAALMHQRGATVTVHDPHAVPSALRRNPELDYADTLDASVQDAELIVLATEWPHFREADPKALAPLVAAPVLVDLRNLIDADAWRMAGWTVRQLGRPAQD, from the coding sequence ATGCGCGTATCCGTCATCGGCTGCGGTCACCTGGGCATCCCCCACGCCGCCGCCATGGCCGAGATCGGCCACGAGGTCATCGGCGTGGACCTGGACCAGGCGAAGATCGACCGCCTCAACGCCGGCGAGTGCCCGATCTACGAGGAGGGTCTGCCGGAACTCCTGGCTACGCACACCGCATCCGGGCGGCTGCGGTTCACCACCAGCCTCGCCGAGGCGGGCGAGTTCGCGGACGTCCACTTCCTGGCCGTGGGCACGCCGATCGACGCGGACGGGCGGAGCTACGACACCGGGCAGGTCTTCGGCGCCGCCCGCGCGCTGGCCCCGCACCTGACCCGCCCGACGGTGATCATCGGGAAGTCCACGGTCACCGTCGGCACCTCCCGTGACCTCGGCGCACTCCTCGCGCGCCTCTCTCCGGCCGGTGAGGACGTGGAGGTCGTCTGGAACCCGGAGTTTCTGCGCGAGGGCCACGCCATCGACGACACCCTGCGCCCCGACCGCATCGTGGTCGGCGTCCCCTCGGCCCGCGCCGAGGACGTCGTACGCCAGGTGTACGCGCCGCTCCTGGCCGACGGCATCCCGCTGTTCGTCACCGACCCAGCCACGGCCGAGCTGATCAAAGGCGCGGCGAACGCGTACCTCGGCATGAAGATCTCGTTCATCAACGGCGTCGCCGACATGTGCGCCGCGGCGGGGGCCGACGTCCAGCAGCTGACCGAGGCCATCGGCGTCGACCCGCGCATCGGCCGTGGCGGCCTGAACCCCGGCCCCGGCTACGGCGGCGGCTGCCTACCGAAGGACGTCCGCGCCTTCACCGCTTCCGCCCGCACCTTGGGCGCCACCGAAGCCGCAGCCATGCTGCGCGCGGCGGAAGAGGTCAACGAATCACGCCCCACCGCCGCGCTGAAGATCATCGAGCAGACCCTCGGCCGCCCAGTGAACGGCGTACGCGTCACCGTCTGGGGCGCGTCCTTCAAGGCCGGCACCAACGACGTACGCGAATCCCCCGCCCTGGCGATCGCCGCGCTGATGCACCAGCGCGGCGCGACCGTCACGGTCCACGACCCCCACGCCGTGCCCAGTGCGCTACGCCGCAACCCCGAACTCGACTACGCCGACACCCTCGACGCCTCCGTCCAGGACGCCGAACTGATCGTCCTGGCCACCGAGTGGCCCCACTTCCGCGAGGCCGACCCCAAGGCCCTCGCCCCACTGGTCGCGGCCCCGGTCCTCGTCGACCTCCGCAACCTCATCGACGCCGACGCCTGGCGCATGGCCGGATGGACCGTACGCCAGCTCGGACGCCCCGCACAGGACTAG
- the dcd gene encoding dCTP deaminase, whose amino-acid sequence MLLSDKDIRAEIDAGRVRIDPFDASMVQPSSIDVRLDRYFRVFENHRYPHIDPAVEQVDLTRTVEPEGDDAFILHPGEFVLASTYEVISLPNDLASRLEGKSSLGRLGLVTHSTAGFIDPGFSGHVTLELSNLATLPIKLWPGMKIGQLCMFRLSSPSEFPYGSERYGSRYQGQRGPTASRSFLNFHRTQV is encoded by the coding sequence GTGCTTCTCTCAGACAAGGACATCCGCGCCGAGATCGACGCCGGACGCGTACGCATTGATCCATTCGACGCGTCGATGGTGCAGCCCTCGAGCATCGATGTGCGGCTCGACCGCTACTTCCGGGTGTTCGAGAACCACCGGTACCCGCACATCGACCCGGCCGTCGAACAGGTGGACCTCACCCGTACCGTCGAGCCGGAGGGGGACGACGCGTTCATCCTGCACCCCGGTGAGTTCGTGCTGGCGTCCACGTACGAGGTCATTTCATTGCCCAACGATCTCGCGTCCCGGCTGGAGGGCAAGAGTTCCCTCGGTCGGCTCGGGCTGGTCACGCATTCCACCGCCGGGTTCATCGACCCCGGTTTCTCCGGGCACGTGACCCTGGAGCTCTCGAATCTGGCGACACTGCCGATAAAGTTGTGGCCGGGAATGAAGATCGGCCAGCTGTGCATGTTCCGGCTGAGTTCGCCCTCGGAGTTCCCTTACGGCTCCGAGCGGTACGGGTCGCGTTATCAGGGGCAGCGCGGTCCCACCGCTTCGCGCTCCTTCCTGAATTTCCACCGGACGCAGGTGTGA
- a CDS encoding phosphoribosyltransferase, whose amino-acid sequence MTDDVRENLTYDGFGHAVRELAQTVADDGYEPDVVLSIARGGVFVAGGLAYALDCKNIHLVNVEFYTGVGTTLEMPVMLAPVPNVIDFSDKKVLIADDVADTGKTLKLVRDFCIDHVAEVRSAVIYEKSHSLVKCEYVWKKTDRWINFPWSVEKPVVRRSGQVLDA is encoded by the coding sequence ATGACTGACGATGTGCGGGAGAACCTGACGTACGACGGCTTCGGCCACGCCGTACGCGAGCTGGCGCAGACCGTGGCCGACGACGGGTACGAGCCGGACGTGGTGCTGAGCATCGCGCGCGGCGGGGTGTTCGTCGCGGGTGGTCTGGCGTACGCGCTGGACTGCAAGAACATCCACCTGGTGAACGTCGAGTTCTACACGGGTGTGGGCACCACGCTGGAAATGCCGGTCATGCTGGCGCCCGTGCCCAACGTCATCGACTTCTCGGACAAGAAGGTCCTGATCGCCGACGACGTCGCCGACACCGGCAAGACGCTCAAGCTGGTGCGCGACTTCTGCATCGACCATGTCGCCGAGGTGCGTTCCGCGGTCATCTACGAGAAGTCGCACTCGCTCGTGAAGTGCGAGTACGTGTGGAAGAAGACCGATCGCTGGATCAACTTCCCGTGGAGCGTGGAGAAGCCCGTCGTGCGGCGCAGTGGACAGGTTCTCGACGCGTAA
- a CDS encoding Yip1 family protein, with the protein MAGFRIGRGRDNRTPQQGQQQPRQQPYGNQAAPQPPYGHQAPPYGQQPWPPTGGPQPGGPGYRGGPGPGGPGHGGPGHGGGHYGNSGHQGGYAGGPDEPEYFGEPAPYPYPQGPNPGDPYANNPGHTQAFRIDEEPYSDGNAYRAGHAPAAPMGPRLHWKQLLTGIVTRPGPTFWQMRDYAVWGPALTVTFLYGLLALFGFDQAREDAIHAPVSSAVPFVIITGVCFVLGGLVLGAVTHTLARQLGGDGSWQPTVGLSMLIMSITDVPRLVFAMFLGGENSLVVILGWVTWLAAAALLTSMVSKSHDLPWPKALGASAIQLLALVSILKLGTI; encoded by the coding sequence GTGGCTGGATTCAGGATCGGACGCGGCCGGGACAACCGCACCCCGCAGCAAGGGCAACAGCAACCGCGGCAGCAGCCGTACGGCAACCAGGCGGCACCGCAGCCGCCGTACGGCCATCAGGCGCCGCCGTACGGACAGCAGCCGTGGCCGCCCACGGGCGGACCGCAGCCCGGCGGACCGGGCTACCGGGGAGGGCCCGGACCCGGCGGTCCCGGACACGGGGGCCCCGGACACGGGGGCGGGCACTACGGGAACTCCGGGCACCAGGGCGGTTACGCCGGCGGCCCGGACGAGCCGGAGTACTTCGGCGAACCGGCCCCCTACCCGTACCCGCAGGGGCCGAACCCCGGCGACCCGTACGCGAACAACCCCGGCCACACGCAGGCGTTCCGCATCGACGAGGAGCCGTACAGCGACGGCAACGCCTACCGGGCCGGCCACGCGCCCGCCGCGCCGATGGGGCCGCGCCTGCACTGGAAGCAGCTGCTCACCGGCATCGTGACGCGTCCGGGACCGACGTTCTGGCAGATGCGCGACTACGCGGTCTGGGGCCCGGCCCTGACCGTGACGTTCCTCTACGGCCTGCTGGCCCTCTTCGGCTTCGACCAGGCCCGCGAGGACGCGATCCACGCCCCGGTCTCCAGCGCCGTCCCCTTCGTCATCATCACGGGCGTCTGCTTCGTGCTCGGCGGCCTGGTGCTGGGCGCGGTCACGCACACGCTGGCCCGCCAGCTCGGCGGCGACGGCTCCTGGCAGCCGACGGTGGGCCTGTCCATGCTGATCATGTCCATCACAGACGTCCCGCGCCTGGTCTTCGCGATGTTCCTGGGCGGCGAGAACTCGCTGGTCGTCATACTCGGCTGGGTCACCTGGCTGGCCGCGGCGGCGCTGCTGACCTCGATGGTGAGCAAGTCGCACGACCTGCCGTGGCCGAAGGCGCTGGGCGCGTCGGCGATCCAGCTGCTGGCCCTGGTGTCGATCCTGAAGCTCGGCACGATCTGA
- a CDS encoding (Fe-S)-binding protein → MQLAAIIVSLVLTVVGVALIARAVAQIYRFVTLGQPVPAGSRTDNPKQRTITLVREFLGHTRMNRWGIVGFAHWFVAIGFLTLPPTLLQAYGQLFQADWVLPIIGGWLPFELYIEFIGLMTTVGILVLIAIRLLNLPSRAGRKSRFTGSVAWQAYFVEYVILVIGLAILTLRGLEGAIHHVDGYEAAYFVSYPLVLAFKGLALGTLQNLIYFVAMIKIGTSLIWMITVSLNTNMGVAWHRFLGFPNIWFKRNADGAVALGALQPMTTGGKEIDWEDPADDAVFGVSQVEQFSWKGILDFSTCTECGRCQSQCPAWNTGKPLSPKLLIMSLRDHAHAKAPYLLAGGGKDMEGEEKATAEQLKDVPASALAEAERPLIGTVEENGVIDPDVLWSCTTCGACVEQCPVDIEHIDHIVDMRRYQVMIESAFPSEAGTMLKNLEKKGNPWGLAKKQRVEWTKEVDFEVPIVGKDVEDLTEVDYLYWVGCAGALEDRAKKTTKAFAELLHIAGVKFAIMGGDEKCTGDSARRLGNEPLFQQLGAENVAMLNMAFGEDDEDDSTKKAKAAKKIVATCPHCFNTIANEYPQLGGEYEVIHHTQLLQHLVDEGRLIPVTPVEGLITYHDPCYLGRHNKIYTPPREIIAKVPGLRNEEMHRHKERGFCCGAGGARMWMEERIGKRINNERVDEALAIDPDIVSTACPFCLVMLTDSVNGKKNEGKAKESVQVVDVSQLLLDSVKTPADPAGEAESADEPEPEPAK, encoded by the coding sequence GGCCACACCCGGATGAACCGGTGGGGGATCGTCGGCTTCGCGCACTGGTTCGTCGCCATCGGCTTCCTGACCCTGCCGCCGACGCTGCTCCAGGCGTACGGGCAGCTCTTCCAGGCCGACTGGGTGCTGCCGATCATCGGCGGCTGGCTGCCGTTCGAGCTGTACATCGAGTTCATCGGCCTGATGACGACGGTCGGCATCCTGGTGCTGATCGCCATCCGGCTGCTGAACCTGCCCTCCCGCGCCGGCCGCAAGTCGCGCTTCACGGGCTCGGTCGCGTGGCAGGCGTACTTCGTCGAGTACGTCATCCTCGTCATCGGCCTCGCGATCCTGACCCTGCGCGGGCTGGAAGGCGCGATCCACCACGTCGACGGCTACGAGGCCGCGTACTTCGTGTCGTACCCGCTGGTCCTCGCCTTCAAGGGGCTGGCCCTCGGCACGCTGCAGAACCTCATCTACTTCGTCGCGATGATCAAGATCGGCACCTCGCTGATCTGGATGATCACCGTCTCGCTCAACACCAACATGGGTGTCGCCTGGCACCGCTTCCTCGGCTTCCCGAACATCTGGTTCAAGCGGAACGCCGACGGCGCCGTCGCGCTGGGCGCGCTGCAGCCGATGACCACGGGCGGCAAGGAGATCGACTGGGAGGACCCCGCCGACGACGCCGTCTTCGGTGTCTCCCAGGTCGAGCAGTTCTCCTGGAAGGGCATCCTCGACTTCTCCACCTGCACCGAGTGCGGCCGCTGCCAGTCGCAGTGCCCCGCCTGGAACACCGGCAAGCCGCTCTCGCCGAAGCTCCTGATCATGTCCCTGCGCGACCACGCGCACGCCAAGGCCCCGTACCTGCTGGCCGGTGGCGGCAAGGACATGGAGGGCGAGGAGAAGGCGACCGCCGAGCAGCTGAAGGACGTGCCCGCCTCCGCCCTCGCCGAGGCCGAGCGCCCGCTGATCGGCACGGTCGAGGAGAACGGCGTCATCGACCCGGACGTCCTGTGGTCCTGCACCACCTGCGGTGCGTGCGTGGAGCAGTGCCCGGTCGACATCGAGCACATCGACCACATCGTCGACATGCGCCGCTACCAGGTGATGATCGAGTCGGCGTTCCCGTCCGAGGCGGGGACCATGCTCAAGAACCTGGAGAAGAAGGGCAACCCCTGGGGGCTCGCCAAGAAGCAGCGCGTCGAGTGGACCAAGGAGGTGGACTTCGAGGTTCCGATCGTCGGCAAGGACGTCGAGGACCTCACCGAGGTCGACTACCTCTACTGGGTCGGCTGCGCCGGTGCCCTGGAGGACCGCGCCAAGAAGACCACCAAGGCCTTCGCGGAGCTGCTGCACATCGCGGGCGTCAAGTTCGCGATCATGGGCGGCGACGAGAAGTGCACCGGTGACTCGGCCCGCCGGCTCGGCAACGAGCCGCTGTTCCAGCAGCTCGGCGCGGAGAACGTCGCGATGCTGAACATGGCCTTCGGCGAGGACGATGAGGACGACTCGACGAAGAAGGCCAAGGCCGCGAAGAAGATCGTCGCGACCTGCCCGCACTGCTTCAACACCATCGCCAACGAGTACCCGCAGCTCGGCGGCGAGTACGAGGTCATCCACCACACGCAGCTGCTCCAGCACCTCGTGGACGAGGGCAGGCTGATCCCGGTGACCCCGGTCGAGGGTCTGATCACGTACCACGACCCCTGCTACCTGGGCCGGCACAACAAGATCTACACGCCCCCGCGCGAGATCATCGCCAAGGTTCCGGGTCTGCGGAACGAGGAGATGCACCGCCACAAGGAGCGCGGCTTCTGCTGCGGCGCCGGCGGGGCCCGGATGTGGATGGAGGAGCGGATCGGCAAGCGCATCAACAACGAGCGCGTCGACGAAGCCCTCGCCATCGACCCGGACATCGTCTCCACGGCCTGCCCGTTCTGCCTCGTCATGCTGACCGACTCGGTCAACGGCAAGAAGAACGAGGGCAAGGCGAAGGAGTCCGTCCAGGTGGTGGACGTGTCCCAGCTGCTGCTCGACTCCGTGAAGACCCCGGCCGACCCGGCGGGCGAGGCGGAGTCGGCGGACGAGCCGGAGCCGGAACCGGCGAAGTAG